AGCCTGATGGCGCAAATGGCCGCCATGCGCGACAGCCTGGTGCGCGTCGTCTCCCACGTGCGCCAGGGCAGCGAGACCGTGGCCGCCGCCAGCACGCAGATTGCCGAGGGCAACCACGACCTGTCGGGCCGCACCGAAACCCAGGCCAGCGCGCTCGAAGAAACCGCCGCCTCCATGGAGCAGCTCGGCGGCGCCGTGCAGCAAAACGCCGCCCACGCCCGCCAGGCCAACCAGCTGGCGCAGCAAGCCTCGGACATTGCCGGCCAGGGTGGCGCTGCCGTGCAGCAGGTGGTGACGACCATGACCGGCATCGCGCAGTCGAGCCAGAAGATGGCCGACATCATCCAGGTGATCGACGCCATCGCCTTCCAGACCAACATCCTGGCGCTCAACGCCGCCGTCGAAGCCGCACGCGCAGGCGAGCAGGGCCGGGGCTTTGCCGTCGTCGCCAGCGAGGTGCGCCAGCTCGCCGGCCGCAGCGCCGAGGCCGCCAAAGAAATCAAGCAGCTGATCGACGCCAACGTCACCCAGGTGCAAGCGGGCCACCAGCAGGTGCAGCAAGCGGGCCGCACCATGGACGACGTGGTGCAGGGCATCACCCGCGTTGCCAGCATCATGGGCGAGATCAGCGCTGCCAGCCACGAGCAAAGCGCCGGCGTCGGCCAAGTGGGCGAGGCCGTGGTGCAAATGGACCAGACGACGCAGCAAAACGCCGCCCTGGTCGAAGAAATGTCCGCCGCCGCGCACAGCCTGCGCCAGCAAGCGCAAGACCTGGTGCAGGCCGTGGCCGCGTTCGAGCTGCCGCACGACGGCCACCCCAGCAGCAGCGCCGCCGCGCCGCGCCGCCTGCCCGCGCAACGCCCGGCACTGCAGCTCGGTTGATGGCGCGCAACGAATACCCAATCCCCATCCGGCCCCACGGATAGGGACCGGATAATGGCGGGCATGACGCCCGCTGCCGCCACCGTCCACCACCGCCTGCGCCGCCTCGGCCGCGCGCTGCTGGCTGCGGCCACCGTGGCGCTGGCGGCCTGCAGCCCGGCCTACCAGCCGCCCCTGATGGTGGGGGCCAACACCTGGATTGGCTACGAACCTCTGTTCCTGGCGCGCGAGCAAGGCTGGCTCGACGGCCACAACCTGCGCCTGGTGGAGCTGGCATCGAGCAGCCAGACCATGGACGCGCTGCGCGCCGGCCAGCTCGACCTGGCGGGCCTGACCCTCGACGAAGTCCTGACCCTGCAGCAAGAAGGCGTGCCGCTGGTCGCCATCTGGGTGCTCAACGTCTCCAACGGCGCCGACGCCGTGGTCGCCCGCAAACGCGTGCCCGACCTGCAGGCCCTGCTTGGCCAGCGCATCGGCGTCGAACAGACCGCCCTGGGGGCCTTCGTCCTCGACGCCGCGCTGCGGCAAGCGGGGCTGCGCAGCGACGAGGTGCGCATCGTCGCCCTGCCCATCGACGAGCACCTGGGCGCCTGGCGCAGCGGCCAGGTCGATGCCCTGGTCACCTTCGACCCCATTCGCCAGGCCCTGCTGCAAGAAGGCGGGCACGACCTGTTCGACAGCCGCGCCATGCCCGACCAGATCGTCGATGTGCTGGTGGCACGCCCGAGCGCCCTGCAATGCTGCAGCGCCCGCATTGCCGCGCTGCTCGCCGGCCAGCAGCGCGCCCTGCGCCACCTGCAAACACAGCCCCAGGCCGCCCAGGCGCAAATCGCCCAGCGCCTGGGCCTGCAGCCGCAGGACATTGCCCGCAGCCTGGCCCATGTGGAGCTGCCCAACGCCCACGCCAACACCTTGCTGCTGCGCGGCCCCGAACCAGCGCTGGCGCGCAGCGCCGAACACCTGGGCCAGCTCATGCAAGAGCGCGGCCTGCTGGCCGCAGCGCCGCACGGCGCGCAACTGTTTGACGCCCGCTTCACCCCCTCCGACCGGCCATGACAGACCGCCCCACCCCGCCACTGCGCCCGCTGCGCACCATCCGCCTGCAGCTGTGGCTGCCCCTGTTGCTGCTGGTCGTGAGCCTGGCCAGCATGGCGGTACTGGCCGCGCTGCAGCAGCGTGAGCACCACCAGGCGCTGCAGCAATTTGCCCACCAGACGGCGCACGAGCAGCTGCTGGCCACCCGGCGCGCGCTGGAGACCACGCTGCGCCGCAGCGACGGCAGCGGGCTCGACGCCGCCTTGGCGCCGCTCGGGCTCGATCCCAGCGTTGCCCACGCCGTGTTCAGCGACGACCAAGGCATGGTGCGCGCCGCCACGCGCTTTGCCTGGCGCGGCCAGGCCGTGAGCAGCCTGGCGCAGTACCCCGGCGCCGACACCACCGCACGCCTGGCGCAAGGCAGCGCCACGCTGCTGCTCAGCGCCGACGGCCTGCAACTGACCGCCCTGGCCCCCGTCACCCTGCACCCGCAGGCGAGCCAGATGCGCACCGACAAGCCCGGCATGTTGTGGCTGCAATACGACCTGCGCCCGCTGGCACAGCAGGCACAGCACCGCCTGCAAGAGCAAGCGCTGTGGCTCGCTGGCGTGCTGCTGCTGGCCGCCTTGCTGCTGCTGGGCCTGCTGCACTGGGCGGTGCTGCGCCCGGTGGCCGCGCTGCGCAGCGCCATGGCACGCATTGGCAGCGGCGATTTTGAGCAGCTGCCGCAGTGGCGCGGCGCGGGCGAGTTTGCCGACCTCGGCCATGCCCTGGCCCGCATGGCGCACCGGCTGCAAGACAGCGCCCGCAGCCTGGCCGAAAAAGAGCAGCGCTACCGCCAGCTCTCGGACTCGGCGTTCGAGGCCATCGTGCTGCACAGCAATGGCGTCATCGTGGACGCCAACCAGGCCGCCGACGAGCTCATGGCCGTGCCCCCGGGCGGCCTGGTGGGCCTGCCCATGCTGCAATTCGTGGCCGAGCACGACCACCCCATCACCCGGCTGCGCACCGGCAGCGGCGCCGAGGGCCTGTGGGAAGTCGATCTGCGCGACGCCAACGGCCAGATCATCCCGGTGGAATGCAGCGTGCGCCAACGCCATGAAGGCGCGCAGGCGGTGCGCGCCGTGGCCGTGCGCGACATCCGTGCGCGCCTGGCGGCAGAGGCCGAGATCCGCCAGCTGGCGCACTACGACGCCCTCACCGGCCTGCCCAACCGGCGCTTCATCCTCGACCAGGTGCAGCAGGAGCTGGCCGAAGTCGAGCGCCACCCGCGCCGCGCGGCGCTGGCGGCGTTCAACCTCAATGCGTTCCAGGGCATCAACGACTCCCTGGGCATGGCAGCGGGCGACGCCGTGCTGCGCACCATGGCGCGGCGCCTGAGCGCCCTGCTCGGCCCCGGTCAGACCCTGGCGCGCGTCGATGGCGACACCTTTGCCCTGCTGCTGACCGACCTTGGCGGCGACCTGCAGGCCGCCTCCACCCAGGCCGCGCGCAGCATCGAGCAGCTGCTGCTGGCCGTGGCCGAACCGCTGGAGCAGCAAGGCCAGGTGCTGCACCTGAGCGCGGGCGCCGGCGTGGTCATGATCCCCAACGACAGCCGCGACCCGCCCGAGCTGCTGCGCGAGGCCGAAACCGCCATGCACCAGGCCAAGGCCACGGGCGACGCGCGCGTGCGCTTTTTTGCCCACGCCCTGCAAGAGGCGGCCAGCGAGCGCCTGGCGCTGCGCAACGACCTGCGCCTGGCGCTGGGCAGCGCCCCCGCAGCGGCGCAGCAACTGCTGCTGCACTACCAACCGCAAGTGGGCGCGGACGGCTCCTTGCTCGGCGTTGAAGCCCTGGTGCGCTGGCAGCACCCCCGGCGCGGCCTGGTGGCGCCGGGCCAGTTCATCCCCGAGGCCGAGGCCAGCGGCCTGATCGTGCCCCTGGGCCAGTGGGTGCTTGAAGAGGCCGTGGCCTGCCTGCAGCGCTGGCAGGCGGCGGGCCACCCCTGGGCGGCCCAGTTGACGATGGCGGTCAACGTCAGCCCGCGCCAGTTCCGCGAGCCTGACTTCATCGCCCGCGTGGAAGACCTGCTCGCGCATGTGGACGTGCGCGCCCTGTCGCTGGAACTGGAGCTGACCGAGAGCGTGGTCGCCGACGACCTGGAAGCAACGCTGGAGAAAATGCAGGCCCTGCGCCGCCACGGCCTGCGCTTTGCGCTCGACGACTTTGGCACCGGCTACTCCAGCCTGGCCTACCTCAAGCGCCTGCCGATCGACACGCTCAAGATCGACCGCTCCTTCGTCATGGACATCGACGCCCCGGCAAAGGCACAAGGCGGCAAACGCCCGGCGGTGCTGATCGACGCCATCGTCGCCATGGCGCACCAGCTGGACCTGCGCGTGCTCGCCGAAGGCGTGGAAACGCCCACGCAGCTGGCCAAGCTGGTGCAGTCGGGCTGCGATATTTTTCAGGGCTACCACTTCAGCCGGCCCCTGCCCGAGGCCGCACTCGCCGCCTGGGCTACGGCGTCAACGCCCGATCGAGCAGCTCCACCCAATGGCGCACCGGCGTCTGCGTGCCCGCCTGTAGGTGCGTGATGCAGCCCACGTTGGCGCTGGCGATCACCGTCGGCGCCAGCGCCTGCAAGTGCCCGAGCTTGCGCGCGCGCAGCTGCTGCGACAAGGCCGCCTGCAGCACCGAATAGGTGCCGGCCGAGCCGCAGCACAGGTGCGATTCGGCCGGTAGCTGCAGCTCAAAGCCGAGCAGGCGCAAATACTTTTCCACCCCGCCGCGCAGCTGCTGCCCGTGCTGCAGGGTGCAGGGCGGGTGCCAGGCGACCACGCCCTCGGGGCGCCGGTGCAGGCGCTCACGCAGCAGCGGTACGAGCTCGGGCAGCAGCTCCGACAGGTCGCGCGTGAGGCTGCTCACGCGCGCGGCGCGGGCGGCGTACTGCGCATCGTGGCGCAGCAGGTGGCCGTATTCCTTGACCGTGACGCCGCAGCCCGAGGCGTTCATCACCACATATTCGACCGCGCCGGACTCGATGGACGGCCACCAGGCGTCGATGTTGGCGCGCATCTGCGCCAGGCCACCGTCCTGGTCGTTGAGGTGGAACTTGACGGCGCCGCAGCAGCCGGCCTCGGGCGCCACCACGGCCTCGATGGCGGCGGCGTCGAGCACGCGCACCGTGGCGTCGTGGATGTTGGGCGCCAGCGCCGGCTGCACGCAGCCCGCCAGCAGCAGCACCTTGCGCGCATGGCCGCCGCTGGGCAGCGGGCGGCGCGGCGGCGGCGCCGGCACCTTGGCGCGCACGCCCTCGGGCAGCGCAGCGCGCAGCGCCTGGCCCAGCTGCAGCGCGGGGGCGAACAGGGGCGAGTTCAGCCCCTCTTTGAGCGCCCAGCGCGCCACGCGCTCGCCCAGCGGGCGCGGCACCTGCGCATCGACCAGGCGCCGACCAATGTCAAGCAGCTGGCCGTACTGCACGCCGCTGGGGCAGGTGCTTTCGCAGTTGCGGCAGGTCAGGCAGCGGTCGAGGTGCAGCTGCGTCTTGCGCGTGGGCGTCTGGCCTTCGAGCACCTGCTTGATGAGGTAGATGCGCCCGCGCGGGCCGTCGAGCTCGTCGCCCAGCAGCTGGTAGGTCGGGCAGGTGGCGGTGCAAAAGCCGCAGTGCACGCACTGGCGCAGGATGGCTTCGGCTTCCTGGCCCTCGGGCTGGCCTTGGTAGGCGGGGGCGAGTTGGGTTTGCATGGGGGCAGTCCTTGGGTTTTAGGCCAGGGGCGGGGGCAGGCCCTCGGGGTCGCGCGTGCGCCACTCGCGCAGCGCGGCGCGCAGGCGCCGGCGGTCGCGCCACAGCGGCGGCAGCGCCAGCAGCAGCAGCACCAGCGCCAGCGGCACGACGCAGATGAAGCCCAGGTACTTGAAGCCTGCCGCCCCGGTGATGCCGCCGGCCAGAAAGCTGACCAGCAGCGTCGCGTGCAGCCACAGGCGCTCGCGGTTGGCACGCACCTGCTGCTGCGGCGGGGCGCCGCTTTTGTTCCAGAACAGCGCCTTGCCCAGCTCTATGCCCAGGTCGGTGACGGTGCCGGTGACGTGGGTGGTGCGAATCTGCGCCGACGACATCTTGGTGACGACGGCGTTTTGCAGCCCCATCAGAAACGCCAGCAGCAGCACCGTCAGCGGCACGGCAAAGGGCGTCGGCCAGCTCAGGGTGATGGCGCCCATCAGGCCAAAGAGCAGCAGCAGCACGGCTTCGATGAACAGCGGCAGCGCGTAGGTGCTGCGCAGGTGGCGGTGGCGCGCCCAGTGCACCATGATGGCGGTGGTGCCGGCGCCCGACATGAAGGCCCAGAGCGCCCCGATCGCCCCCAGCACCAGCTTGACGTTGCCCAGCACCAGGTGGTCGGCCAGCATGGCAACGATGCCCGTCATGTGCGAGGTGTAGAGGCTGACGACCAAAAAACCGCCCGCGTTGACCGCGCCGGCGTTAAAGGCCAGCAGCAGGCCCAGGTTGCGATTGCCCGCCACCGTGCGGCGGCGATCCATGAGGTGGCGCAGACTGCGCATGAAAGCTCCCTGCCCCGCCGTCAGGCAAACAGGCCCGCCGGGTCAAACGCCTGGCGCACCCGCTCCTGGAGCTTTGCCAGGGCCGTATTTTTTACATCAAAATGGGCTGTAGCGCTTATCTGGCAAGCGCTAGCAGCTATGAAAAGTATAGCACTACCACCCACTGCAGCAGCCGCCGCCTGCAGCGCTGCGCCGGCCTCGGGCGGGGCTTGCAGCCAGCGCTGCGCGCCGTGCCACTCGATCAGCGGCGCGCCCACGTCCGGGGGCAGCAGCAGCGGCGCAGCGCTGTCGGGCACCGACAGGCGCCACAGCGCGTGCCCGGGCGCGCGCTGCGCAAACCAGGGCAGGGTCTGCTCGGCGCAGGCTTGCCAGGCCAGCGCGGCCTGGGCGTCGTCCAGGCGCTCGCCGCCCAGGTGGGTGCAGGCGGCCTGCACCGCCGCACGGGCGCCACGCAGGCGCACATACAGCTGACCCTGGCCCTGGCCGGGCTCCCAGCGGCTGGCGTTGAGCGGCAGCGGCTGGCCGCACCAGGCGTTGAGCCACTGCAGCGCCTGGGCCTGGCTGCAGTCCAGGCGCAGCGTGGCCTCGGCCGGGGCCTGCGCCAGCACTTTGAGGCTGACCTCGGTCAGCACCCCCAGCCGCCCCCAGCTGCCCGCCATCAGGCGCGAGATGTCGTAGCCGGCGACGTTTTTCATCACCTGGCCGCCAAAGCGCAGGTGCTCGGCACGGCCATTGATGAGGCGCACGCCCAGCACGTAGTCGCGCACCGCGCCCACGCTGGCGCGCGCCGGCCCCGAGAGCCCGGCAGCGACCATGCCGCCGACGGTGGCGCCGGGGCCAAAATGCGGCGGCTCGAACGGCAGGCATTGGCCGCTGGCCGCCAGCAGCGCCTGCACCTGGGCCAGCGGCGTGCCCGCGCCGGCGGTGACGACCAGCTCGCTGGGCTCGTAGGCGACGATGCCACACAGCGCCCGGGTATCGAGCACCGCGTCCGCCTCGGTCGCCGCTGCCGGCGCCGCCCAAGGCCGGGCGGCGTAAAAGTCCTTGCTGCCGCTGCCGCGCACGCGCAGCCGGCAGTGCGTGGCCAGGGCGGTGCGTACGCATTCCAGGGTTTGGGTCACAGCGTTATCCATGACCAAGATCGTAGCGCCAGTGCCAGCGCTGGCGCCCAACCCTGCCCATAATCATCCATGGCGCGCAAGGGGCGCGCGCCAGCGGTTTTGCCACCCACCACCGGCCCCATGGAGGCACCCCCATCGTGGAGCAGTTTCCTGCCGAATCCATCTCCGGCATCCGGCTGCTGCGCTTTCCCAGGGCGCTGGAGCAGGAGTTTCGGCGCTATCACCTGCAGATTTTTCTGGTGCGTATGCGCTGGGCGCTGCTGGTGGCGACGTCGTTGTTTCTGCTGTTTGCGGTGCTCGACATCATCAGCCTGCCCGAGCCGGTGCGCACCCAGGTGCTGGCGCTGCGCCTGGGGCTGATCCTGCCGCCGCTCGTCCTCACCTGGGCCGCCACCTACCGGCCCCGGCTGCACGACTGGTTGCAGTGGATTGGGGGCGCGGCCTCGCTGATCTGCGGGCTGGGCGTGGTCGGCGTCATTGGCGTGGCGCGCAGCCACGCCTTTCCCCTGCCCTACGAGGGCATCATCCTCGTCACCTTTGCGTTTTACTTTCTCACCGGCCTGCACTTTGTGCCCGCCGTAGTCTGCGGCTGGCTGACGTTTGCCGCCTACCTGGGCATGGAGCTGCTGGCAGGCACACCGGGCGATGAGCTGCTGTACAACGCCTTCTTCCTCGGCACGGCCAACGTCATCGGCACCACCGGCTGCTACTTTCTGGAATACGCCGTGCGCCAGCAATTCCTGGCCAAAAAAGAATTGCGGGAAATGGCAGAGAAAGACCCGCTGACCGGGCTGCTCAACCGCCGCGCCTTCACCACCCGCGCCGAAAGCGCCTGGCGCCAGGCGCAGCGCGAGCACCATGCGGTGGGCGTGGCCATGATCGACGTCGATTTTTTCAAACGCTACAACGACCACTACGGCCACGCGGCGGGCGACGCGGCGCTGCGCCAGGTCGCCCAGGTCCTGCACGACCATGCCCGCCGCCCGCTCGACAGCGTGGCGCGCTACGGCGGCGAGGAGTTCGTCGGCCTGTGGTACGACGTGCGCGCCGAGGACATGCAAGCACTGCTCGAACAGGTGCGCGCCGGCGTTGCTGCACTCGCCCTGCCCCACACGGCCTCCGATGCAGCAGCGCACGTGAGCATCAGCATCGGCCTGCTCCATAGCCACCCCCAGCCCGGCGACAACCTGGAGGCTGCGCTGCGGCAGGCCGATGCTGCGCTGTACCGGGCCAAGGCACAGGGGCGCAACCGGGTGACCCCATAAAAAAACGCACCGGGATGCCAACCATCCACGGTGC
This DNA window, taken from Acidovorax sp. HDW3, encodes the following:
- a CDS encoding methyl-accepting chemotaxis protein, encoding MSFARLKLGHRLALDFFLVTLAGLLVAWFGSWRITSVSQEMDVLVNDRVAKALQINQVKSNINQVARSVRNILLLELASERQAEERNINDLLARNLTILDSLEGRLASADSQALMQKLKALRAPYMQKMRETIDMAMVGQQDMAIGHLFTQVRPVQTAYFTALDEFTALLERQMQDFATQTQAQATQARIAMLSASVLAALAGAVIAFILTRSITRMLGGEPHQASAVAQEIARGNLAVDMHIKPGDSASLMAQMAAMRDSLVRVVSHVRQGSETVAAASTQIAEGNHDLSGRTETQASALEETAASMEQLGGAVQQNAAHARQANQLAQQASDIAGQGGAAVQQVVTTMTGIAQSSQKMADIIQVIDAIAFQTNILALNAAVEAARAGEQGRGFAVVASEVRQLAGRSAEAAKEIKQLIDANVTQVQAGHQQVQQAGRTMDDVVQGITRVASIMGEISAASHEQSAGVGQVGEAVVQMDQTTQQNAALVEEMSAAAHSLRQQAQDLVQAVAAFELPHDGHPSSSAAAPRRLPAQRPALQLG
- a CDS encoding ABC transporter substrate-binding protein, with amino-acid sequence MTPAAATVHHRLRRLGRALLAAATVALAACSPAYQPPLMVGANTWIGYEPLFLAREQGWLDGHNLRLVELASSSQTMDALRAGQLDLAGLTLDEVLTLQQEGVPLVAIWVLNVSNGADAVVARKRVPDLQALLGQRIGVEQTALGAFVLDAALRQAGLRSDEVRIVALPIDEHLGAWRSGQVDALVTFDPIRQALLQEGGHDLFDSRAMPDQIVDVLVARPSALQCCSARIAALLAGQQRALRHLQTQPQAAQAQIAQRLGLQPQDIARSLAHVELPNAHANTLLLRGPEPALARSAEHLGQLMQERGLLAAAPHGAQLFDARFTPSDRP
- a CDS encoding bifunctional diguanylate cyclase/phosphodiesterase, which produces MTDRPTPPLRPLRTIRLQLWLPLLLLVVSLASMAVLAALQQREHHQALQQFAHQTAHEQLLATRRALETTLRRSDGSGLDAALAPLGLDPSVAHAVFSDDQGMVRAATRFAWRGQAVSSLAQYPGADTTARLAQGSATLLLSADGLQLTALAPVTLHPQASQMRTDKPGMLWLQYDLRPLAQQAQHRLQEQALWLAGVLLLAALLLLGLLHWAVLRPVAALRSAMARIGSGDFEQLPQWRGAGEFADLGHALARMAHRLQDSARSLAEKEQRYRQLSDSAFEAIVLHSNGVIVDANQAADELMAVPPGGLVGLPMLQFVAEHDHPITRLRTGSGAEGLWEVDLRDANGQIIPVECSVRQRHEGAQAVRAVAVRDIRARLAAEAEIRQLAHYDALTGLPNRRFILDQVQQELAEVERHPRRAALAAFNLNAFQGINDSLGMAAGDAVLRTMARRLSALLGPGQTLARVDGDTFALLLTDLGGDLQAASTQAARSIEQLLLAVAEPLEQQGQVLHLSAGAGVVMIPNDSRDPPELLREAETAMHQAKATGDARVRFFAHALQEAASERLALRNDLRLALGSAPAAAQQLLLHYQPQVGADGSLLGVEALVRWQHPRRGLVAPGQFIPEAEASGLIVPLGQWVLEEAVACLQRWQAAGHPWAAQLTMAVNVSPRQFREPDFIARVEDLLAHVDVRALSLELELTESVVADDLEATLEKMQALRRHGLRFALDDFGTGYSSLAYLKRLPIDTLKIDRSFVMDIDAPAKAQGGKRPAVLIDAIVAMAHQLDLRVLAEGVETPTQLAKLVQSGCDIFQGYHFSRPLPEAALAAWATASTPDRAAPPNGAPASACPPVGA
- the glcF gene encoding glycolate oxidase subunit GlcF, whose product is MQTQLAPAYQGQPEGQEAEAILRQCVHCGFCTATCPTYQLLGDELDGPRGRIYLIKQVLEGQTPTRKTQLHLDRCLTCRNCESTCPSGVQYGQLLDIGRRLVDAQVPRPLGERVARWALKEGLNSPLFAPALQLGQALRAALPEGVRAKVPAPPPRRPLPSGGHARKVLLLAGCVQPALAPNIHDATVRVLDAAAIEAVVAPEAGCCGAVKFHLNDQDGGLAQMRANIDAWWPSIESGAVEYVVMNASGCGVTVKEYGHLLRHDAQYAARAARVSSLTRDLSELLPELVPLLRERLHRRPEGVVAWHPPCTLQHGQQLRGGVEKYLRLLGFELQLPAESHLCCGSAGTYSVLQAALSQQLRARKLGHLQALAPTVIASANVGCITHLQAGTQTPVRHWVELLDRALTP
- a CDS encoding YoaK family protein, which produces MRSLRHLMDRRRTVAGNRNLGLLLAFNAGAVNAGGFLVVSLYTSHMTGIVAMLADHLVLGNVKLVLGAIGALWAFMSGAGTTAIMVHWARHRHLRSTYALPLFIEAVLLLLFGLMGAITLSWPTPFAVPLTVLLLAFLMGLQNAVVTKMSSAQIRTTHVTGTVTDLGIELGKALFWNKSGAPPQQQVRANRERLWLHATLLVSFLAGGITGAAGFKYLGFICVVPLALVLLLLALPPLWRDRRRLRAALREWRTRDPEGLPPPLA
- the glcE gene encoding glycolate oxidase subunit GlcE, whose translation is MLVMDNAVTQTLECVRTALATHCRLRVRGSGSKDFYAARPWAAPAAATEADAVLDTRALCGIVAYEPSELVVTAGAGTPLAQVQALLAASGQCLPFEPPHFGPGATVGGMVAAGLSGPARASVGAVRDYVLGVRLINGRAEHLRFGGQVMKNVAGYDISRLMAGSWGRLGVLTEVSLKVLAQAPAEATLRLDCSQAQALQWLNAWCGQPLPLNASRWEPGQGQGQLYVRLRGARAAVQAACTHLGGERLDDAQAALAWQACAEQTLPWFAQRAPGHALWRLSVPDSAAPLLLPPDVGAPLIEWHGAQRWLQAPPEAGAALQAAAAAVGGSAILFIAASACQISATAHFDVKNTALAKLQERVRQAFDPAGLFA
- a CDS encoding diguanylate cyclase encodes the protein MEQFPAESISGIRLLRFPRALEQEFRRYHLQIFLVRMRWALLVATSLFLLFAVLDIISLPEPVRTQVLALRLGLILPPLVLTWAATYRPRLHDWLQWIGGAASLICGLGVVGVIGVARSHAFPLPYEGIILVTFAFYFLTGLHFVPAVVCGWLTFAAYLGMELLAGTPGDELLYNAFFLGTANVIGTTGCYFLEYAVRQQFLAKKELREMAEKDPLTGLLNRRAFTTRAESAWRQAQREHHAVGVAMIDVDFFKRYNDHYGHAAGDAALRQVAQVLHDHARRPLDSVARYGGEEFVGLWYDVRAEDMQALLEQVRAGVAALALPHTASDAAAHVSISIGLLHSHPQPGDNLEAALRQADAALYRAKAQGRNRVTP